Part of the Rhodanobacteraceae bacterium genome, CGAATGTGTACGCCTTCTGGAAATCCGGGCTAACGGAGTCCCAGCGTGACCCTTGTCCCGTGCTGGGTGACCATCCGACCACACCGCTCGGTTCCGCCTCGAAAATCAGGCTTCCATCCAGGAGACGGCCAACGTATTTCTTTGCACCATGGCCAATGACTGTCGGTGGCTGCAAGATCGATCCGCTGTCGACATCGACCGCGGCCAGTTCCAGTCCTTCTGCCGATAGGGCGGCGACAGCGACGGTGTGTTCGTCAAGCAATCCGACCGACGTGAATCCCCAGGAATTCGGGAATGCCGACGTCGGCAGCAGCAGGCGCGCGCTGCCATCAAAACCATATCGATAGAGGCCTGACTGTACCCCCAGGCCACCGGCGCGGAGCACGAAGTCCAATCCATGCATGCCGGTGATTTGATCGAAATGGGTGCTGACCCCGCAGTCCAGTGACTCCACCAGGGCATTGCCATCGCGTGCGGCAAGCACCAGCGGGCGACGATTGGTGTCGAGGACCAACGGGAGGCGCTTCAACAACTGGCCAGTTGCGCTTTCCAGACGCACTTCATAACGATCATCGAGTGCGCGCCGCCCATCCCCCCGGCGGCCGTCCCAGACGCCGCCCAACTGGGCCACTACGGAGCCATCCCCGTAAGACAGCACTTCTTCGCCCCAGGACGTCAGCACCCGCACCCGGGCCGCCGCCGGTGGCGTCAGGCGCGCGACGATCTCGGTCTGGTCAGCGCGTCCGTCCCCGTTGGGCGAGAAATAGGGTTCGGTGACGTAGAAGTCGGGATCGGTCGTGTCCAGATCGAGGATCGCCCGGTTGTCGTCCTCTCGCCCCTCGGCGATAGCGTTCGCCCTGTCGGCAGCCAATTCGATGCGCAGGGCGCCATCGGGCCGGATGAATTCGAACTCGACCGCGCGCTCTGCGCCGGGCTCGAGGTCCACTACAGCCTGGGAAGGCGCCAGCGGCGTCGACGGCGCACCGTCGGCAGCTAGCCGGTGAAGTTCGATTGCGGTACTGGGCACCGGTTGCTGACCGGTATTGCGCAAGGTCGCCGTCAACCGGACGCTCGCGCCCGGGGCCGGCTGAGCGGGCGTCAGGCGGGTATCGATGGCGACCAGTTGCAGGTTTGGCAGGCTCAGCACCTGCATTAGCTGCAGCGCAAGATTGTCGCCCTCGTTGGTCTCGGTCACCTCCGTGCCGACGTCTATGCGGGCGACCAGTTGTCGCGCGTATGGGCCGCTGAGCGCAGGTGTCTGCAGCGTCAGCAGTTGACTGGCGCCCGGCGTCAATCCGGCTGCTACACGCACCGACCCGAGACTCTGGAAGTCCGTGCTTCCAGCGGGTGCCGCAGCGAATTCAACGGAAAAGGCCGACGCAGCGTGCGCACTGTCATTGACCACGGTCAGGCCGAGTTGGGCCGTCGTGCCTTCCAGCGCCGGGTCGGGGACGATCTGCCAACCGCCCGCCACCGCCTTCAGATTGGGCAGAGTGGAGGCCAGGACTTCGAAGCCTGTCTCGGCCTGATTGTTGCCTTCGTTGATCTCGACGACCTGGTCCAGCGCATCGATCCGCGCCATCAGCGCGCTGGCACCGGCAAGATCCGGTACCCACTGGACCAGCCTCTGGATCGACCCGCCTGCCGGTACCTGGACATCCTGATCCGCCAGTCGTGAGGTGCTGCCGTCGGAGCGTCGTACGTCGACCTGCAGTCTCGCCGTCGGCGAATCGCTGGTACCGAGGTTGCGCAGCGTGACGGCGAATTCCGCCGGAGTCCCCGTCCGCATGCCAGCGGGCGCCACGATGTCGGCGGGCAGCACCGCCAAATCGACGGTCGCGGTTCGCTGGATCACCGCCTCGGCCCGATTGTTGTCCTCCCTCGCCTCGGCAATCCCGTTGTCGGGATCGATCAGGACCACGATGCGGGAGACGTCGGCGTCGGTCAGTTGAACCGATTCATCGATGGCGACCCGGGATTGCGCCGCCACCATTCGGGAGACCGTGTGCAAAGGCAGCAGCTCGCCGAAGCGGTATCCGTGAATGCGGATGGCCGCGTTGTCCACCGCAGTCAGGCCCAGGTTCTCCACGGTAAAGCGCACCGACACGGCCTGCGGCACGGAGGTCACCACGTTGGGCACCAGGTCCACCTGGGCGTCCTTGACGGCGAGATCAGGTGTGACAGGCGGACTGGCGAGGTTCACCATGCGTTCGGCGGTGTTGTTGGTCTCGTCCAGTTCCTCGATCAAACCCGTGGAATCGACGCGGATGCGCAAACGGTATTCCCCTGGCGAGAACGACGAGGTTTCCCAGGTCAGTTGCAGCGGGACCGCCACGCCGCCAGCGAGGGGCGGTGATTGTTCCACTCCGGCCAGCATCTGCCACGGGCCGCCAGAGACTGTCTGCAGTTCTACGATCAGGCTGCTGGCCGGAGCTGGCTGGACGCCCGCATTGTGCACATCGAATCGAATTGTGACTGCCTGCCCCTGCACCGGCAGTTCGGGCTGAAGGCGCACGTTGCCGTCCACTCGCAGATCCGGGCGAGAGTCCCGGCGAAAGAACAACAACGCTTCCGCCGTGGCAGCCACACTACCGCCCCAGCTGCCGTCGGCCAGCTGTTGCCCGGCAAGCCAGGCACGGCCCAGGTGCAGCCGGCTGTCCGCATGCATGCCGGCGAGACTCAGGGCATTCAGGGCCAGCGCCGTCTCGAACGGCGTGGCGCCTGCGCTTTCCCCGAAGCCCCCGTCGAGTTGCTGCCAGCGAAAGACTGCCTCGCCCTGCCCATTCACCCCAGCGCTGGCCAGTGCAGCGACCGCAGTCACGGTGGAGAGAAACTCGCAGGTACCGGCTTGGGCGCCCCAGCAGTTGGACGTGGCGTTCCGCCCCGCCATCAGGCTCGCGACGGCGTGATCAATCACCGCCGGCAAGACTGACTCCGGTTCCACGCTGCGTGCGTGAGCCAGTGCCTGCACCGCCAACGCGGTGTCCAGGATGGCAGACTTGTGATCTCCCGCCAGCCCAAAGCCTCCGTCTGCCTGTTGCATCGCGACCAGCCCCTGCAACAGCAGGCGCCGACGCGCCGGCGGCAGATCCGGAACGCGCAGTAGCGCGGCCAAGTGCTCCATCGTCTGGGCATTCCACCCCTCGAGCCGGGCACGCGCGGCGGCAACCACACCGTTTTGCGACGGGTCGGCTGAGAGAGCCGAGAGCGCCCGCAGGCTGTCGGGAATCCGCGAGGACGCCTTGTCCTGCCAGAGGTCTTCAGCGCGACGATCCAGCAGGAACTGGGTCGCAGCGGCCAGATCGAGACTCGGCCTCGGTGCCGCGTCCGAGCCGATACTCTGCGGTGATCCCGCCATGGGCTGGACCGAGGCGGCCTGGATACCCAGGACCAGACGCGCCCGGCCACCCGACAGTGCAGCGAAACGGCTCTGCGCCTGGGCTCGCAGGAGTTCAAGTCGATCAAGTTCCGCAGCCCCCGCCGGGTACCCCGCGGGTTCCAGGGAAACCAGGGCGGCATTGAATTCGCGCTGCGCCTGGTCATGCGCGGGAACACGCGGACCCAGCACCGAAAGGAGGTCCTGCGAGGTCACCCAGCGTTCTTCGCCTTGGACCGTCCGGCCGAGTTCCGGCAACTCGGTGCCCTGGAGGTCATCGGTCAGCAGATAGCGTGCAGGCGGAACTTCTGTTGCCGGAATGAAACCAGCCAGATAGAGGTCCAGCGGCCCGAAGCCATCCCTGACCTTGACCTGACGCCAGCGCTGCGCTTCAACCGCCTGCCAACGCGCGCCGAGCATCACAGACGCATCGGAGTCGAATCGGGACGACCAATGGCTGGCCTGCGTCGCCAACGGCGACCCTTCGATCTGCATGGGCACGTAAGACGCCCACTGGTGCATGACTTCGTGCATCAGCGTGTCCAGCAGGCCGTCGTATTCGACTGCCGTGAAACTCACCGGCAGGATCGCGTCATCCAGGTCGATGACTGCTTTCAGCCGCTGTGCTCCGCCAAACTGCGCACGCAGGTCCAGCATCGGTCTGCCGATGCCCTGCACATCGTTGTGTACCTGCCAATGGAGACCGTAGATCAGATTGCCCAGATCCACCTGCATGGTTGGCGCGACAATGATGAAATCGTAGTGGTCTCCGAGTTCTTCCAGGACCAGGGATGCAATTTGCTGCCTTGCCTGGGCATTGAGTGCGCCGTCCGGGAGCCTGCTGTTGTAGGAAGCGTTGGCTTGGACGCGCAGCAGGTTTCCGGAGCGCCCGGCAAGCGTGAAGTCCGTGCTGCCGCTCTTGCTCGCCTGCAGCTCTCCGGCTTCCGGAATGACCACATCTTCCGAACCCGCGATTGCGCACAACCCCCAGCCGAGAGCGGCCAGAGCCAGGGCTCCCTGGAAGACGCGATTCACGGCGCCTCCGACTTGGACTTGACCCTCACCGTCTGGATGTCCAACGCCACCACGGGAGGGGCGGGTGGCGGCTTGTCCGTGATCCGCAAGGAAGTCCGCCCCAGGGAATCGAGGAAGATGCGAACGGTCGTGCCCGGTTCGTGGATGGCCATGAACACCGCGGAATCCGAACTCACCTGAGTCAATCGCCATTCACCCGAGGCCACGGACTCGCCACGCAGCAGAGCCTGCTCTGCGCCGTCGATCTTCACCACCGCGATGCCTTCATTCGCGTCGCAGGCGAGCAAGCGCGGCGCTTCCGGGGTGCCTGCCATCGTCCCCGTTGACGCCACCAGGAACACGCCCCAGAGAGCCAGGCAACGGTAACGCTCCGCATGCGGGCTCATCGCGTATCTCCTATGCCAATCGACTTCTTGAAGCGGCGAGCAACATTCCGAGGCCGAGTACCAGCATCGCCAGCGGTCCGGGTCCTGGGACCTCGTGTGCCGTATCAGCCACTGTGAACCGGGCGTTCGCCGCGTTGTTCGCGGGCTGGTGATCGGGCGATCGCGACGTGGCCGTAGCGCTGAGCTGGCTGATTCCGGGACTTCCACCATAGAAGCGCAGTCGTAGCTCGTAGGCAGAGAGCGCCGCCATCGGCCCCGGCCAGCGACAGCGCACGAGTCCGCCCCGCCCGGTCTCGGGCGTTTGACAATCTGCACCGGGTGCGTCGATTCCGCTGAAGCGCAGGTCCGGATTCAGCGTCAGGCGCAACTCGGAATCCTGTGCATCGCTCGGACCGAGGTTCTCCAGTCTTGCCAGTGCCTCTGTGATCTCGCCTACGGACACGCTGGAATCAAGCGGCGCAAGCGATGCGCGCAAGTCGGCCGTAGCGGTGACGGCCGCCATTGCCGTGCCCAGGTTGTTCGTTTGGTTGTCATCGCTGGTCGCCGAGGCAGCGGACAGCTGTGCGATCAACGTGGTCGGCGGAGCGATCGAGGGGTGCACACGCAATCGCGCCAGCAGCCGGCGCACGCCGGCTGCTGGCGTCATTCCGATCCAGACGCATTCCAGTGGAGCAGAACCAATGCAGCTTCCGCCTTCACCTGGATCGGCGCCGTCCAAGATCGCGCCTTCAGGGATCGTGAGTTGCACCCGCGGATCCCGGGCATCGCTCGGGCCATGGTTTCGGAGATCGGCGTGGATCGTCCAGAACTCGCCCGCCTGGACCGGGTCTGGACTGGAGTCGATATCGAGCGCGATGTCCGCCAGCGTCTGCACTGGCATGGATATGATCGACTCGTTGTCGCCCGGATTCGGATCGGAGGTATCCGCATCCGCTGAGATCGGCACCGTCAACGACGCAACGGCGGACGACGCCAATTCTGCAATCAGCGAAGCCCGACGTACGACACCTGGTGCGGTCCCGCCGGTCCAGCGGCAGGTCACCGTTGCGCCCAACGTGCAGTCGCCCCCGGGCGCCACCGCCGAGATTGCGTGCGCGGCCGAAGGAATGACGAAGTTCAGTTCGAGATCGTTCGCGTCTGACGGCCCCGAATTGCGCGCTGAGGCCTCGATGCCGAAAGGCTCGCCGGCGATCGCAGGCACCGCTGGCTCCGCCAGAACCTGCAGATCTGCCATCGTTGCGATTGTCGTTTGCGCAGTTGCAGTGTTGTTTGTCGGGTCCGGGTCGCTGGTGTCCGCATCTGCCTGAGTTGCGGTCAACAGGACCGAATTCGCTGCGCTTTGCGGGGAAGTCCGCACGACGAGCGCTACTTCACGCATTCCGGCCGCCGCCAGCGCACTTGCCCAGCTGCAGCGCACGCGGGCTGCGATCACTGTGCAGACACCCCCGTCATCTGCTTGGGCACTCGCCAGACTGCCATCCGGCGGCAGATCCGAGGTCAGTTCGAGTCCGCTGGCGGGCGCAGGTCCGCTGTTGCGCACTTCGATGTGAAAAGTGATGGATTCCCCCGCTATGGCCGGGTCAGGCGTATCGAGCATGGAGACGGAGACATCCGCGCCCGCCACCTCTCCGACGATGCGAAACAGCAAATCAGGGCTGACGCCTCCGCCAACTCCGCAATGCGTCTGCGGTCGGAAGTCCGTGCACCCGGTCCCGAAGCCATCGGCGGGGTTTCGCCATGCCGCTTCCGATCCCGTCCGGATGCTGCGATTGGACCAGAAGTGCTGGCCGTGCGTATTCGCATTCTGGTGAGTCTGCACCTCCAACCAGAAGCGCCCTGCCGGCACCAGACAAGGGGAAGGCAATGCGAGCACGAAAGAGCCAGACTCATCCGTCGTCGGGACCAGCCGCTCGTAGCTGCACCCCGCCAGCACCGATCCGGGGAGATCCGGATTGCCGATCCCGACGCTGTTGGTGCGAATGAAAACCGACACCTGTGCACCGCCCGCCAAGCCGGACGTGCCTATCGTCTGAACCTCGTGTACCCACCAGGCGACTTCCGGCGGGACCACGAAGTCATCCGCGGCGGACGCATCAAATGGATCAAGTCCGGATTCGAAATCCTGATCCGGGGTTCCGTTGCCGGATGCGGCATCGAACTGATCGTGCAGGATGATCTTGCTGCCCAGCGTCTCCGGCGCAAATCCTGTGGCTTCCGCGGCTATCCGCGGCAGGCTTGCCCACGCTGCGTCACCCGCAAGCCATGCCAGCAGGATGAGCACGCTCGGCCCGCCTGCCCATCGTCGGGCGCAGCAGCGACCAATGGCCCCGATAGTCCCCCATGCTCCCCGCACGACACGTCCCGGAATTCCCCCACGCGGAGATTAGTCTCGTTTATGCATATGTGCAAACGTCTGCAAACTTGCGTGTACGTCTTGACGCAGGCTGCGCGCACAAGCTTTACACCCGAGCAACGATTCAATGGCTAGGCTCTTGCCCGCAAGGCCCTTCCCGATCGGGAACGTGCCGAGAAGCGAAATGGCAGGGGTAGAACGTGTACGGCAGGGTCTGGGAATCGGAAGAGATCGAGTTGCTGCGCCAGCGGCAGAGGGTGGGTTTGCCGCTTGCCGAAACCGCGCGCCTGCTGGGGCGCAGTTATGCGTGTGTGAAGAGCTATGCGAGCGACCACGGCATTTTGCAGGGGGAGAAGCCCTGGGCGCCGGCGGAGGATGCCTGCATGGTCTTGCTGGTGCGCAAGGGCAGCAGCCTCCCGGAGATCAGCGCGCTGATGGGGCGCACCGACAAGGCGATCAAGCAACGACTGAACCGCCTGGGCTTGCGCCTGAACGACTTGCGTGCGCTTGGGCCGTTGCCGCTGGACGCGGAAGCTGCCTGATCAGGCGCGGCGGGCGTCCGGCGCTGGTAGCAGCGCGCGGGCGGTCGGCGACGGCGCTCCAGTGCGCCGGGTTCCGGGAACAAATGGGTGGCGCGGGGAACGCCGGCGATATCGGTCGGCAGCAGGCTGAGGTTCCCGGCCAGGGGAGCCCGCCGGGATCCGCACCACCTGCAGCGACGGCTCCACATGGACCCGACATCGACCTTGCGCCGGCTCAGCGCCCCCAGATATCCACGCGGGCCTGGTCGTAGGACAGTTCGGTGTCACCCACGATTCCGATGGCCTTGATGCAGCGATCGCCTCCGTTGAGGTCCACCCAGCGCGTGGCGCCGCCTTGCCCGATGCGGTCGCGGACTTCCAGGTCCTGGCGCTCGCCGTTCTTGAAGCGCACCCACAGGCGCTCGATTTCCACCTGACCTTTGCGGGCGCGTACCTGCACTGCATGGATGCCACGGCGACACTTGGCGAACACCAGGACGTCCCTGTCGTTCTCCACCTTGGTCAGATGGGTGCTGCCGAGCAGCTGCTCGGCGGCGTGCGCCGGCGGCGACACGGCGGCACCAAGGACCAGGACGGACATCAGCAGGGCGGCGGCAGTTGCTTTCACAGGGGTTTGCTCCAGTCGGATTGGACAGCTTTTCCGAGGCTACAACGGATGTGAAGGCGCGGGGTTGACGTCCGGGGCTGGCTGTCGTCACGATGCCACCGCCGCCCCTCCGGCTGATCGATCCTCCCATGGTCAACGCCGGCCCGCCGCCGCCTCCCCTGCCCTCCCCCGCCACCGGCGACGATCCGGTGCTGCGCTTTACCGAGGGCGACACGCTGTACGCCGCGATGCTGGCCGATATCGAATCGGCGTCCGTGAGCGTGCGCATGGAGTCGTACATTTATGCCAGCGACGAGATCGGCCTGGCCTTCGCCTCGGCGTTGATCGCCCGCGCCCGCGCGGGCTGCGAGGTGCGCCTGCGGGTGGACGCACTCGGTTCCTTCGACACCCTGGACGACAGCCTGGCGCGCGCGCTGGTCGAGGGTGGCGTCAAGCTGGAGTGGTGCCACCGCTGGAACTGGCGCCGGCCGCTGACGATCCACCGGCGCAACCATCGCAAACTGCTGATTGTCGACGGACGTTGCGCCTACCTGGGTGGCTTCAACATCCACCTCGAAGCCTCGCTGCGCGCCTTCGGCGACGAGCGCTGGCGCGACACCCATGTGCGCCTGACCGGGAGCCTGGTGCCGCTGGCGATCGAGGCCTTCGACGAATACCCGCGCGCGCTGCGGCGCCGGCCGTGGCGGCGGCTGCATGAGGCGCAGGGCTACCTCGTCCCCAACCTCGGCCTGAAACGGCGCTACTTGCTGCACCGCTGGCTGAAGCGGCGCTTCGGCCGGGCGCGCCAGCGGCTGTGGCTGACCACGCCCTATTTCGTGCCGCCGGCGTCGATCCAGCGCGCGCTGATCCACGCGGCGCGGCGCGGGGTGGATGTGCGCGTGCTGGTGCCGCGGCGCAGCGATGTGCCGCTGGCGCAATGGGCCAGCCGCGCGGCCTACTCGGCGCTGCTGGCCGGTGGCGTGCGCATCTTCGAGTACCTGCCGCGGATGCTGCACGCCAAGACCATCGTGATCGACGATGCCTGGAGCATGGTCGGCACCGCCAACCTGGATTACCGCAGCCTGTTCATCAACGACGAGCTGGTGCTGTGGTCCGATCTGCCGGCGCTGATCGACGGGCTGACGGCGGATTTCGAGGCGGATGCGACCCTGGCCGAGGAGATCACCGCGCAGCGCTGGTCACGCCGCTTCGGCCTGAACTGGATTGCCGAGCTGATCGGCTGGATGGCGCGCCGCTGGCTCTGACGGGGCGCGCCGCATCGAGGCATCGCCGAGCAGGATCGCCCACAGCCGGGCGAAGCGCTTCCACACGCTTTCCTCGACATAGGGCACGCCGTGGCGCGCGCAGATCGCCTTCACCCGCGGCGCGGCCTGGCGGTACTTCAGCATCGGCAGGTCCGGCCAGAGGTGATGCTCGATCTGGTAGTTGAGGTAGCCCATCAGGAATTCGGGCAGGTCGCGCCCACCGGGGTAGTTCACCGATCCCGTGACCTGGCGCAGGTAGTACTCGGCGCGGTCGCGCGAATGACCTTCGAAACGCCACAGGTCCTCGCCCGCGTGGTTGGGCACGATGATCACGAAGGCGTGCACGTTGGCGTACAGCTCGGCGAGCAGGCTGTTGACCAGCACGGCGGCCCAGGCCCAGGTGCCGAGCGGCAGGAACAGCGCGGGAACGAGGCCAAAGCGCAACAGCGCATACGGCGCCACGCAGCGCGCCCAGAAGGCCAGCGCCCGGCGCGTCAGCGGCAGCAGCAGGCGCTCGCCCGGGTACAGCAGGCGCCAGACATTGCCGGGTGTGGGCAGCGGCGGTGCATCCGCCGCCCTGCCCTTCTGCAACTCG contains:
- a CDS encoding DUF2541 family protein; this encodes MKATAAALLMSVLVLGAAVSPPAHAAEQLLGSTHLTKVENDRDVLVFAKCRRGIHAVQVRARKGQVEIERLWVRFKNGERQDLEVRDRIGQGGATRWVDLNGGDRCIKAIGIVGDTELSYDQARVDIWGR
- a CDS encoding cardiolipin synthase B, yielding MLADIESASVSVRMESYIYASDEIGLAFASALIARARAGCEVRLRVDALGSFDTLDDSLARALVEGGVKLEWCHRWNWRRPLTIHRRNHRKLLIVDGRCAYLGGFNIHLEASLRAFGDERWRDTHVRLTGSLVPLAIEAFDEYPRALRRRPWRRLHEAQGYLVPNLGLKRRYLLHRWLKRRFGRARQRLWLTTPYFVPPASIQRALIHAARRGVDVRVLVPRRSDVPLAQWASRAAYSALLAGGVRIFEYLPRMLHAKTIVIDDAWSMVGTANLDYRSLFINDELVLWSDLPALIDGLTADFEADATLAEEITAQRWSRRFGLNWIAELIGWMARRWL
- a CDS encoding fatty acid desaturase yields the protein MTPDAVTPLPAIDRAAFAAELSALRKELLADLGPADLAHLRRMERWGRWCTLIGYAIAWIPFNPLAVLLIGLGNVARWTMVTHHVMHRGYDKVPGVPARLTSARYAKGWRRWLDWPDWMDPAAWAYEHNHLHHFHTGEVDDPDLVEHNAWLLRLKALPRPLKWLLAALLMLSWKLSYYAPNTLWALQQRELQKGRAADAPPLPTPGNVWRLLYPGERLLLPLTRRALAFWARCVAPYALLRFGLVPALFLPLGTWAWAAVLVNSLLAELYANVHAFVIIVPNHAGEDLWRFEGHSRDRAEYYLRQVTGSVNYPGGRDLPEFLMGYLNYQIEHHLWPDLPMLKYRQAAPRVKAICARHGVPYVEESVWKRFARLWAILLGDASMRRAPSEPAARHPADQLGNPVQAEAA